In Anaerolineae bacterium, the sequence CGCAGCGAGCGGCCAAAACGTGAATCCACGATGTTGAGCGAGATCAACAGAATGGCCGTAGCCACCGCCCAGACCGCGTAGTAGTAAGGCAGATCGCCCCTAATGCTGACGCCGATCAACGACAGGTGGGGAATGCCGGCCAGACCCGATGGCCCCCCGGTGATAGCTCTCCACTCCCGCAACCCGATGTTGACTACCACCCCGAGGGCCAGGGTGCCCATGGCCAGGTAGTGGCCACGCAGCTTGAGGATGGGGATGCCTACCAACCAGGCCACCCCCGCCGTCACCCCCGCTGCTACCCCCGCCGCCACCACCGGAGGCAAGTGGTATCGGGCCGTCAGCACTGCCGAGCCATAGGACCCCAGGGCCAGAAACCCAGCCTGACCCAGCGAGGCCTGCCCAGCGTACCCCATCAGCAGACATAGCCCCAGCGTCACTAGGGTGTAGATGCCGATCAGCGTCAGGTTCGAGAGGGCATAAGGAGTGTTGAACACCAGTGGCAGCACCGCCAGCAGCCCCACAAAGGTCACCGCCGGCACCCACCTGCCCACCCGGGGATGCGCCAACAGACGCAGCCCGTCTCCGACCCTCTCCCGCATCCGCTCTCCCGAACCAGCACGAGAGCGCGCCGTCTTGGTGCTCATGCCCCTGCCCGTGCCCGCCGCCAGGGAAGGGTCGGGAGGCCGGCTGTCCTCACCAAGAGCACCAGGAACAGCACCAGAAAGGCCAAGGCATCCTTGAAGCCGGCGGAGAAGATCCCGGCGGCCACCGACTCCAGGACACCCAG encodes:
- a CDS encoding branched-chain amino acid ABC transporter permease; translation: MRERVGDGLRLLAHPRVGRWVPAVTFVGLLAVLPLVFNTPYALSNLTLIGIYTLVTLGLCLLMGYAGQASLGQAGFLALGSYGSAVLTARYHLPPVVAAGVAAGVTAGVAWLVGIPILKLRGHYLAMGTLALGVVVNIGLREWRAITGGPSGLAGIPHLSLIGVSIRGDLPYYYAVWAVATAILLISLNIVDSRFGRSLRAIRASEAAAESVGVDVGRTKLLVFVLAAVYASLAGSLYAHYMTFISPSTFDIGASVRLVLMAAVGGLASIWGAPFGAATVVLLALVLREAADAFFPSVGGEYQSIAYGLLLVVIMIFMPEGVTVSGVQMVRRAFRQRRRLAFSYWRRRYLVLWHRRWGGRRGRRG